The nucleotide sequence TCGGCGAGATCCATCTGGGTGATCGGAAACGCGCAGCTCTCGCCTTCGACGAGCCCGACCGCCCGCAGCCGCGTCATCACCTCGCACAGCAGATGCGCCACGCGCTCGTAGGCGTCGCGGCGGCCGAGGTTCAAGGTCCATTCGCGCTGGATCGCGGCGTTGGAGAGCGTCTCGCACCAGAAGGCTTCCGCCAGCTTGCGGTCGCAGGCGATCAGGCTCTCGAACCGCTCGCGGTCGAGCTCGGCATAGCTGACCGGCGTCAGCGCCGCGATCGAATGATCGAGCCGCTTCACGAGATAGATCTGCGCATCGCAGGTGTCGCCAGGCAGGACAAGGTTGACGATCTGCCGGCGGCCATCTTCCAGCGCCTTGTAGCGCACGGCCCAGCCGGTCAGCATCATTCGGATGGTGGCCGCGACGTCGCCCTCGGCGGCCAGCTCCTGCCCGGCCGAGGCCAGCACGACATGGCCCCGCACGGACTGTTCGAGCTTCGCCGCCGCCTCGTCGGAGATCGCGCGGAACGCGCGCAGCCGGCGAAGCACGACATCCGCCGTGGACGCGCTGATGCCTCGGCCGCTCATCGCTGTGATGTCGCGGGGCTCTGGACGAAACTGCGGCTGAGCGGAAGGATGATCTGGAATTGCAGGCCCGCCGGATTGAACGACAGCTCCGTCCTGCCCTTCAGCTCGAACGCCAATGTCCGCTCCAGGATCTCGGTGCCAAATCCCTTTCGCTGCGACGGCTTCACCTCAGGCCCTCCTCTCTCGCGCCATTCGAACACCAGTTCATTGGGATCGACGCTCTCGTCGATGTGCCAGCTGATCTCGACCCGTCCGGCCGGCTGGCTCAGCGCGCCGTATTTCACTGCGTTGGTCGCTAGCTCATGAATGGCGAGCGACAGGGTCTCGGCCGCCTTGGGCTGCAGCCGCATCGACGGACCGGAGATGCGCACCTGCTCGCCCTCGCGCGCCTTGTAGGCCATCAGCTCGTCGGCCAGGAGATATTCGAGGTCGACGCCCGCTTCGGGATCGCGCGTCACCGCCGCCTGGGTGCGCGCCAGCGCGCCGAGCCGGCCGTCGAGATGGGCGGCATATTCGTCCACGGTCGAAGAGGTCTGCGCCGAGCGCCGCGCGATCGAGCGGACGACGCCCAGCGTGTTGCGCACGCGGTGCTGCAATTCGGCCAGCAGCAGGCGCTGGCGCTCCTCGGCGCGGGTGATCGCGGTGA is from Bradyrhizobium sp. ORS 285 and encodes:
- a CDS encoding Crp/Fnr family transcriptional regulator, with translation MSGRGISASTADVVLRRLRAFRAISDEAAAKLEQSVRGHVVLASAGQELAAEGDVAATIRMMLTGWAVRYKALEDGRRQIVNLVLPGDTCDAQIYLVKRLDHSIAALTPVSYAELDRERFESLIACDRKLAEAFWCETLSNAAIQREWTLNLGRRDAYERVAHLLCEVMTRLRAVGLVEGESCAFPITQMDLADATGLSVVHVNRTLQELRSAGLIVLRDRTLTVPDFEALTDAAMFNPDYLHYASSD